The Amycolatopsis endophytica genome includes the window GGTTCCTCGGTGGACGCCTTGCGCGAGGCAGCGGTCTCGCCGTCGGGCAGGAAGCCCTCGACGGCCGGGACGTCCAGGGGCGAGGGCAGGTAGTCGATGACCGCGTCGAGCATGGGCTGCACGCCCTTGTTCTTGAACGCGGAACCGGCCAGCACCGGGAACGCCTCGCGGGTGACCACGAGCTTGCGGATACCGGACTTGATCTCGTCCTCGGACAGCTCCTCGCCGCCGAAGTACTTCTCCATCAGGGCGTCGTCGGTCTCGGCGACGGCCTCGATGAGCTTGTCGCGGTACTCCGCGGCGGTCTCGGCGAGCTCGGCCGGGATGTCCTCGACCGCGTAGTCCTCGCCCTTCTGGACCTCACCGCGCCAGACGAGGGCCTTCATGCGGACCAGGTCGATGACGCCCTCGAACTCGCTCTCGGCGCCGATCGGCAGCTGGATCGCCAGCGGGCGGACGCCCAGGCGCTCCTCGATGGTCCTCAGCGTGAAGTAGAAGTCCGCGCCGAGCTTGTCCATCTTGTTGACGAAGCAGATGCGCGGGACCTCGTACTTGTCGGCCTGGCGCCAGACCTGCTCGGACTGGGGCTCGACGCCCTCCTTGCCGTCGAACACCGCGACGGCACCGTCGAGCACGCGCAGGTTGCGCTCCACCTCGACGGTGAAGTCGACGTGACCCGGCGTGTCGATCAGGTTGATCTGGTAGTCGCCCCAGAAGGTGGTGGTGGCAGCCGAGGTGATGGTGATACCCCGCTTCTGCTCCTCCTCCATCCAGTCCATCGTCGCGGCGCCGTCGTGCACCTCGCCGATCTTGTAGTTGATCCCGGTGTAGAACAGGATCCGCTCGGTGGTGGTGGTCTTACCGGCGTCGATGTGGGCCATGATGCCGATGTTGCGGACCTTGTTCAGGTCGGTCAGCACGTCGCGTGCCACTGCACTGTTCCCCTGTCTCGAAGCTTGGGGCCCGGCCTGGCTTGTCTCGGCAGCCGGGCTACGTTCACCACCGGTAGTGGGCGAACGCCTTGTTGGACTCGGCCATCTTGTGGGTGTCCTCGCGGCGCTTCACGCTGGCCCCGAGGCCGTTGCTCGCGTCGAGCAGCTCGTTCTGCAGGCGCTCGATCATGGTCTTCTCCCGGCGGGCCCGCGAGAAGGAGACGATCCAGCGCAGCGCAAGGGTGGTGGAGCGGCCCGGCTTGACCTCGATCGGCACCTGGTAGGTGGCGCCACCGACGCGGCGGCTCTTCACCTCGATGCTCGGCTTCACGTTGTCCAGCGCACGCTTGAGCGTGACGACGGGATCCGTGCCGGTCTTCTCCCGCGCACCTTCCAGCGCGCCGTACACGATGCGCTCGGCGAGCGAACGCTTGCCGTCGGTCAGCACCTTGTTGACGAGCTGGGTGACCAGCGGGGAACCGTAGACCGGGTCGGAGATCAGCGGCCGCTTCGGGGCCGGACCCTTGCGGGGCATTAGCTCTTCTCCTTCTTCGCGCCGTACCGGCTGCGCGCCTGCTTGCGGTTCTTCACGCCCTGCGTGTCGAGCGAACCGCGGATGATCTTGTAGCGAACACCGGGCAGGTCCTTCACACGACCACCGCGCACGAGCACCATCGAGTGCTCCTGCAGGTTGTGGCCCTCGCCCGGGATGTAGGCGGTGACCTCGATGCCGCTGGTCAGCTTCACACGCGCGACCTTGCGCAGCGCCGAGTTCGGCTTCTTGGGCGTCGTGGTGTACACGCGGGTGCACACGCCACGCCGCTGCGGACTCCCCTTGAGGGCCGCGGTCTTCTGCTTGGCAGCCTTGTCCTGGCGGCCCTTGCGGACCAGCTGCTGGATCGTGGGCAATGGACCAGCCTTCTGTCGCGTATTGCTTGTTCCGTCTGTGTTCTCCCCGGCCCCCGAGGTCGGGCGTGTCGGCCCGCGTCTGGGCCTCACGGCCGCTGACGTTCCCTCGGATTTTCCGTGGAGCTCCGCTTCGCCGCGACCGTCGCCACGGTGCCGGAGCACCCCCGCTTGGCCGGAAAGCACGCAGAGCGGCCCGACGCATGCCGGGCACAGTCGTCAAAGATACCCGTCGTGAAGCAGGCGACGACATCGGGGGGCCCTAACGGGCTCACACCCGACCGTCGAGAAGGGCCCCGGCGAGAAGGTGATGCGGCGAGTCTAGCGGAAAGGCGGCCCCGCGGGGCCGTTTCGCGGACTCGCGGCTTCCCCGGAGCTGTCGTGAACCGGCAGGTCGGCAGGCATCTTCGGCAGTTCTTCCAACGCCGGAAACCGCCGGGCGATTCCCGCGTGGCGAAAGTGGTCGATCGAATCGGTGAGTTCACCGGAACCCCGCACCGGCCGCGCACGATTGGTGCATCATCCGATACCGAAGGTGCGTTGTCCACCACGGGGAGGAACCGCATGGCGTACGGCAGCCATGGTGATCTGGTCGGCGAGCTGCAGGAGAAACTGCGCCGGATCGACGAGCTGAAACAGAAGGGTGATCAGCGGCAGGCCGCGCTGACCCGGATGAAGGACGAGATCGGCGCGATGTCGGTCACGGTGTCCTCCCCGGACCGGACCGTCACGGTCGTCGCCGGTCCGGGCGGTGGCGTGCAGTCGGTCCGGCTGAGCGAGGAGGCGATGCAGGGCAGCGCCATCCAGCTGTCGTCGACCATCACGACGACGATCCAGGAGGCCGTCGCCGCGGCGGCCCGTCGGCAGGCGACGATCGTGCAGGACGCGCTCGGCGGGCAGAGCACCGTCCTGGAGCAGGTGCTGCAGACCCAGGCGGAGGCGTTCGGCACCAGCGTCGCGGCCTTGAAGGCGACGGTCGAGGCGGAACGCCCCGTGGTGCCGCAGCGGCCCATCGACCAGGGCGCGGACTTCACCGAGGAGGACTTCCTGGCCGAGCAGCAGCCGTCCCGCCCGTCCCGTCCGGAGGTCCACCGCAAGCCCGCCGAGGACGACGACTTCCTGGACCCGTTCGACGAGGGTGAGCGCCGGTGAGCGGCGGTTTCTCGGTCGACGTGGCCGCACTGCGCAGGACGGCCGCGGCCGCGGCGGGCCAGACGTCGCGGGTGGACGCGTTGCGGCGGTCGCTCGGGGAGGCGGACGTGCCCGCGGTGTCGTGGGGTCTGCTCGGCCAGCCCGTCGTGCACACGGTCTACAAGGACTTGCTCGATCAGTTGAAGGACCACCTCACGCAGATGACCGAGGGTTACCAGGCGATCGGCGCGAAGCTGACCACCGCGGCCGACCGGTACGACGGGATGGACGCCGAGGTCGTCGACGCGTTCGAGGGCATCGGCGAAGACCTCGACGAGGCAGCCGAGGGGGCGATCTGACGTGCCCGGAGAAGAGGGATCCCCCATCGACGAGACCGCTCCCGTGAAGATCTACTCGGCCGGGGCGGCGGCCTACGACGCCACCTCGAAGCTCCGGGAGGACCTGAGCGACGGGGATCTGGGCGCGCTCGCGGCGGACGCGGCGAACACGTTCAACACCGCCACGGGCTTCGTCAACGAGGCGGCAGGCACCATCACCGGCATCGTGTCCGACCCGCTGGGCTGGCTGATCTCGAACGGCGTCGGCTTCCTGATCAGCTGGATCGAACCGCTCAACGAGGCGCTCGAAGTGGTCACCGGCGATCCGGAGGCGCTGGAGGCGGGCGCCGACGCGTTCAACCAGCTGGGCGCCGACATCGAAACCCTGCGGGCGGACACCGAGCAGCTGCTCGTCGACGGCCTTGCCGACTGGCAGGGCCCCGGCGCCGCGGCCGCGGGTGAACGCCTCGCGGAGTTCCGGGACGCGCTGCACGGCACGGCGGGCGCCACCGGCGAGATCGCCACCCTGCTCGCCGTCAGCAGCGCCGTGATGAGCGTGATCAAGGACGTCGTCACCAGCATCATCAGCGATTTCGTCGAGTGGCTGATCGTGACGTGGCTGGCCGCGCTCGCGTCCTCCGTCGTCACCTGCGGCGGCTCGGTGGCTTCCGCGGGAGCCGCGACGGCCGTCCGCGCCGGCACGGAGACCATGAAGGTCAACCGCTGGGTGACGAAGTTGAAGTCGATCATCGACAAGCTCCACGACCTGATCGGCAGGATCCAGGGCTTCCTGCGCAAGATCCCCGGCTTCACGAAGCTCAGCGAAAAACTCGCCGACCACACGCTGACCGAAAACCTCACCGGGGACCTGGTCGGCAAGCTCAAGGACGGCACGACGACCCTCGGCGGGGCGATCCGCGAGCAGGCGGGCGAGAAGATCCGCGAATCGGCCGTCAAAGCGGCCAAGGATCAGGTGTTCTCGACCTACGACAACCTGCTCAAGGACGAGAAGGGCGACAAGATCGAGATCCCGGACATCGTGGGCACGGCCGAAAAGGCCACCGAAGCCCTCAAGCCGTTCCAGGACGCCGTCGACCGGCGCACCGCGGCGGGCGATCCCGACATGGACGACGCCGACATCGAGCGCGGACTGCGCTTCTGAGGCGCGAAAAGAAGGGGCCCGGGGCATGCGCCCGGGCCCCTTCCGCATGTCGGAGACCTATTCGTCCTCGTCCGGTTTCGCGTGGTCCGGCTTGCCCGGGTTGGGGTCGCGGGACAGGTCGATGGCCGGATGTCGTGGAGCCCCCTCGGGCGCCGCGTGCCGCCCCTTCGCCGGCTGCGCCTCCTCCGAGCCCTGATCTGCGTTCACAACGCCCTCCTCGTGTCGCATCGGTGTGAACCCGGGTTCACGCTACCTCCGCTCCGGAACACCGACATGACGAAGCCCCCGG containing:
- a CDS encoding YbaB/EbfC family nucleoid-associated protein, with the protein product MAYGSHGDLVGELQEKLRRIDELKQKGDQRQAALTRMKDEIGAMSVTVSSPDRTVTVVAGPGGGVQSVRLSEEAMQGSAIQLSSTITTTIQEAVAAAARRQATIVQDALGGQSTVLEQVLQTQAEAFGTSVAALKATVEAERPVVPQRPIDQGADFTEEDFLAEQQPSRPSRPEVHRKPAEDDDFLDPFDEGERR
- a CDS encoding type VII secretion target yields the protein MSGGFSVDVAALRRTAAAAAGQTSRVDALRRSLGEADVPAVSWGLLGQPVVHTVYKDLLDQLKDHLTQMTEGYQAIGAKLTTAADRYDGMDAEVVDAFEGIGEDLDEAAEGAI
- the rpsG gene encoding 30S ribosomal protein S7 translates to MPRKGPAPKRPLISDPVYGSPLVTQLVNKVLTDGKRSLAERIVYGALEGAREKTGTDPVVTLKRALDNVKPSIEVKSRRVGGATYQVPIEVKPGRSTTLALRWIVSFSRARREKTMIERLQNELLDASNGLGASVKRREDTHKMAESNKAFAHYRW
- a CDS encoding WXG100 family type VII secretion target translates to MKIYSAGAAAYDATSKLREDLSDGDLGALAADAANTFNTATGFVNEAAGTITGIVSDPLGWLISNGVGFLISWIEPLNEALEVVTGDPEALEAGADAFNQLGADIETLRADTEQLLVDGLADWQGPGAAAAGERLAEFRDALHGTAGATGEIATLLAVSSAVMSVIKDVVTSIISDFVEWLIVTWLAALASSVVTCGGSVASAGAATAVRAGTETMKVNRWVTKLKSIIDKLHDLIGRIQGFLRKIPGFTKLSEKLADHTLTENLTGDLVGKLKDGTTTLGGAIREQAGEKIRESAVKAAKDQVFSTYDNLLKDEKGDKIEIPDIVGTAEKATEALKPFQDAVDRRTAAGDPDMDDADIERGLRF
- the rpsL gene encoding 30S ribosomal protein S12 gives rise to the protein MPTIQQLVRKGRQDKAAKQKTAALKGSPQRRGVCTRVYTTTPKKPNSALRKVARVKLTSGIEVTAYIPGEGHNLQEHSMVLVRGGRVKDLPGVRYKIIRGSLDTQGVKNRKQARSRYGAKKEKS